The uncultured Cohaesibacter sp. genome window below encodes:
- the dctP gene encoding TRAP transporter substrate-binding protein DctP, translated as MKIRTLGLSLLAALALSVSVRAADYKLTVPHVTNPDSYNHQSLLVFKNFVENHSNGAIEVEIFPSGQLCGNARECLSGVQSGIFDYFQTTIPELANYWGPVGAFDLPYMLRDDRVAECVYDNEDFLADIRKNVLEQTGNLRLMMVSNSGGWRNFATTSKQIKTPEDIKGLKIRTVPAPIQQELVKSLGGAPTPISWPEVYTALSTGVVDGTKNGIVDITTMKFEESLKYIILDGHAYMGGVWVMNNERFNSFPEELKRVVLDGIAAQNQFLRVYPKWKEFDAYETFRKAGGTIYTPTPAEKKAFQDATAPVKDFFIQTAGADGKAWLERFQTEIKACETRLDDAFAKVSR; from the coding sequence ATGAAGATCAGAACATTAGGCCTGTCATTGCTTGCCGCTTTGGCACTCTCTGTCAGCGTCAGGGCTGCCGACTACAAGCTGACGGTCCCACATGTGACCAACCCGGACAGCTACAACCATCAGTCACTGCTGGTGTTCAAGAATTTCGTCGAAAACCATTCCAACGGTGCCATCGAGGTCGAGATCTTCCCGAGCGGACAGCTCTGCGGCAATGCCCGTGAGTGCCTCTCTGGCGTACAGTCCGGCATCTTTGACTATTTCCAGACCACCATCCCGGAACTGGCCAACTACTGGGGTCCGGTCGGTGCATTCGATCTGCCCTACATGCTGCGCGATGACCGTGTGGCCGAATGCGTCTATGACAACGAGGATTTCCTCGCCGACATACGCAAGAATGTGCTCGAACAGACCGGCAACCTGCGCCTGATGATGGTGTCCAACTCCGGCGGCTGGCGCAATTTTGCCACCACCAGCAAACAGATCAAGACGCCCGAAGACATCAAGGGGCTGAAGATCCGTACCGTGCCTGCACCGATCCAGCAGGAACTGGTCAAGTCGCTGGGCGGCGCTCCGACCCCGATTTCCTGGCCGGAAGTCTACACGGCGCTGTCCACCGGCGTTGTTGACGGCACCAAGAACGGCATCGTCGATATCACCACCATGAAATTCGAGGAGAGCCTCAAATACATCATCCTCGACGGTCACGCCTACATGGGTGGCGTCTGGGTGATGAACAACGAACGCTTCAATTCCTTCCCTGAAGAGCTGAAGCGTGTGGTTCTCGACGGCATCGCGGCCCAGAACCAGTTCCTGCGCGTCTATCCGAAATGGAAGGAATTTGACGCCTATGAGACCTTCCGCAAGGCTGGCGGCACCATCTACACGCCGACCCCGGCAGAGAAGAAAGCCTTCCAGGACGCCACAGCTCCAGTGAAAGACTTCTTCATCCAGACTGCTGGCGCCGATGGCAAGGCTTGGCTTGAACGGTTCCAGACCGAGATCAAGGCCTGCGAAACCAGGCTCGATGATGCATTTGCCAAGGTTTCCCGCTAG
- a CDS encoding TRAP transporter small permease subunit: MLASMEKGLNAINAPLARLGSWIGGGMLVVMTVVVLLQVVFRYGLVMPLSWTDELSRFLMIYMTYLCLPLIYLQDRNIAMTFLGDFLKPRRVRHLMMVVTHLLAIVTFLMWIKFGYDFFLRGSSRADSLPISMRVIYIAPPLMMAITLLSALQKVVSELRLFLHDETDEQNDSQSGWTN; encoded by the coding sequence GTGCTTGCATCCATGGAAAAAGGGCTGAATGCCATCAACGCGCCGCTGGCGAGGCTGGGAAGCTGGATCGGCGGTGGCATGCTGGTCGTCATGACTGTGGTCGTGTTGCTTCAGGTGGTGTTTCGCTATGGTCTGGTCATGCCCCTGAGCTGGACCGATGAGCTGTCACGCTTTCTGATGATCTACATGACCTATCTGTGCCTGCCGCTGATCTATTTGCAGGACAGGAATATCGCCATGACCTTCCTCGGCGACTTTCTCAAGCCACGGCGTGTGCGGCATCTGATGATGGTGGTCACCCATCTGCTGGCAATCGTCACATTCCTCATGTGGATCAAGTTCGGCTACGATTTCTTTCTGCGGGGTAGCAGTCGGGCTGACAGCCTACCGATTTCCATGCGGGTCATCTATATCGCGCCGCCGCTGATGATGGCGATAACGCTGCTCAGTGCGCTGCAAAAGGTTGTTTCGGAACTGCGTCTGTTTCTGCACGATGAGACCGACGAGCAGAATGATAGCCAATCCGGCTGGACGAATTGA
- a CDS encoding M48 family metalloprotease: MVAFLSLGAACFVALALSMIWALDMARGAGSLYAQFSFLINGANPLLLLPWLSKAIPVFEQARGNSVFDPSAWHLLLFMCCLLFAAHICRFDKPRGESLLLYPAARPVAEHLLQSLGYFVDIRMPMGRNGAAETDFFGSDALFFAPRGHLGRILKGKRSDGLQRRLAFFMVHECAHAVTRDNLANSAFVVVVVLLSFMVFMIFGPLILFGSTMLSMTPAGPKLTLPLSIFIFVLFCGGIHLCFRGLVVCYIKAREFFADQAAFRFVADVDAPYGFTDLPPEPDSLSALRTGISPHERALHQQGFSLHARDMLIYFWGIVFSIRTLYVLVAPKDLCWTVLVFDAVALGAFGGFYFTLPKRPPTTRRRGGLAWLLTFLAVLAVEVCGPGLVGSVMMFYRGIFSNFNAQLIGMPGLILLLVFLIGGIVKAIRGLLSGRLGSRWYKRVPVRRLALSFVSLPGSAAGFLMIVLTGVVFCIIPLNYFLRFGLFHTGWLATWIVLLVMAAGTLLLFHQYLLLFVRRWSLIAAVGAVELALVMLFSCTLAIGQADVMDGVRQGVVHSIPGLDRLPGLFAGADWSEVLPFAAISTSFYLVLRLLSFWAQDTLGKMDLRLARESSR, translated from the coding sequence ATGGTTGCGTTTCTCTCTCTGGGGGCTGCCTGCTTTGTTGCGCTGGCGCTCTCGATGATCTGGGCGCTCGACATGGCCAGAGGGGCTGGTTCGCTCTATGCCCAGTTCAGCTTTCTGATCAATGGGGCCAATCCGCTGTTGCTGCTACCCTGGCTGTCGAAAGCCATTCCCGTGTTCGAGCAGGCGCGGGGCAATTCCGTTTTTGATCCGTCCGCCTGGCATTTGCTGCTGTTCATGTGCTGCCTGCTGTTTGCCGCCCATATCTGTCGCTTCGACAAGCCCAGAGGTGAGAGCCTGTTGCTTTATCCTGCCGCACGGCCTGTTGCCGAGCATCTGTTGCAAAGCCTTGGCTATTTTGTCGATATCCGTATGCCGATGGGGCGAAATGGTGCGGCGGAGACGGATTTTTTCGGCTCGGATGCCCTGTTCTTTGCGCCGAGGGGACATCTTGGCCGTATTCTCAAAGGCAAGCGATCCGACGGTTTGCAAAGGCGCCTTGCGTTCTTCATGGTGCATGAATGCGCCCATGCGGTGACCCGTGATAATCTGGCAAATTCCGCCTTCGTGGTGGTGGTGGTGTTGCTGAGCTTCATGGTCTTCATGATCTTCGGTCCGCTGATACTGTTTGGCTCGACGATGCTGTCGATGACACCGGCGGGGCCCAAGCTCACTCTGCCGCTCTCGATCTTCATCTTTGTCCTGTTCTGCGGTGGAATCCACCTGTGCTTTCGTGGGCTGGTTGTCTGCTATATCAAGGCACGGGAGTTCTTTGCCGATCAGGCCGCTTTCCGCTTTGTCGCTGATGTCGATGCCCCTTACGGCTTTACCGACTTGCCACCGGAACCAGACAGCCTCTCGGCCCTGCGCACGGGCATTTCTCCCCATGAACGGGCGCTGCATCAGCAAGGCTTCAGCCTCCATGCGCGGGACATGCTGATCTATTTCTGGGGGATCGTCTTCAGTATCCGCACCCTTTATGTGCTGGTGGCCCCCAAAGATCTGTGCTGGACCGTGCTGGTTTTCGATGCCGTGGCGCTCGGCGCTTTTGGCGGATTCTATTTCACCTTGCCAAAGCGGCCCCCGACGACGAGACGCAGGGGCGGGCTGGCATGGTTGCTGACCTTTCTGGCGGTGCTGGCTGTCGAAGTGTGCGGGCCGGGGCTTGTCGGCTCGGTGATGATGTTCTATCGGGGGATCTTCTCCAATTTCAACGCCCAGCTGATCGGCATGCCGGGGCTCATCCTGCTGCTGGTCTTCCTGATCGGTGGCATCGTGAAGGCCATCAGGGGGCTGCTTTCCGGGCGTCTTGGTTCTCGGTGGTATAAGAGGGTGCCGGTTCGGCGCCTCGCCCTGTCCTTTGTTTCCCTTCCGGGGTCTGCGGCCGGCTTCCTGATGATCGTTCTTACGGGGGTGGTCTTTTGCATCATTCCGCTCAACTATTTTCTGCGCTTCGGCCTGTTTCACACCGGCTGGCTGGCGACCTGGATAGTACTGCTCGTCATGGCGGCAGGAACCCTGTTGCTGTTCCATCAGTATCTGTTGCTGTTCGTGCGGCGGTGGTCCCTCATCGCAGCTGTCGGAGCGGTTGAACTGGCGCTGGTGATGCTCTTTTCCTGCACCCTTGCCATCGGCCAAGCCGATGTCATGGACGGGGTTCGGCAAGGGGTCGTCCACTCCATTCCGGGCCTTGATCGCCTCCCGGGCCTATTTGCTGGGGCAGACTGGTCTGAGGTCTTGCCTTTTGCTGCAATTTCGACCAGTTTCTACCTGGTGTTGAGATTGCTCTCTTTCTGGGCGCAGGACACACTCGGCAAAATGGATTTGAGACTGGCACGGGAGAGCAGCCGATGA